Proteins found in one Chiloscyllium plagiosum isolate BGI_BamShark_2017 chromosome 23, ASM401019v2, whole genome shotgun sequence genomic segment:
- the LOC122561713 gene encoding uncharacterized protein LOC122561713 isoform X2 translates to MLIGDCTDNLIKRIMRLILQDTYEAQSELHTIMLNLFEKICINGADDCRPEAHVFLQRFAEIAWSELVDECFAEGSMKLIHSHSTFFQALGFLRRISCYLPCVRRMWDKRYRIVTNIGIMLVFDGEITHLRHFIWQECLKILYNCLVLCNEDDIKYLCQLQIFNCLEVAWKMSDQRLNLGLLVKAWLVLAEHYHIPICKQTWDRSSFPQIIWYLSQEDEYEMAGVHVAKKAMLAVENPEAYKKNPYVHYKHKTRYISTISDIETKLPETFPTICSSPVCNELEDLDCHFRSCERCRLAYYCSKICQKYHWKHGHKEECVPLIPKEDILKYYTEDVINDFQLYCMSLSNSKMLESIMGQTIPKRKRGDGVRCLGVLVKNEQGQWVTIDEHVPDSKKHPRRNRPKD, encoded by the coding sequence ATGCTGAttggagactgcactgacaatttAATTAAACGGATAATGAGACTCATTCTACAAGACACCTATGAGGCCCAGTCAGAACTACACACTATCATGTTAAATTTGTTTGAGAAAATCTGTATTAATGGAGCTGACGACTGTCGCCCAGAAGCACATGTTTTTTTGCAGCGCTTTGCTGAAATTGCATGGTCTGAGCTGGTGgatgaatgctttgctgaaggtAGCATGAAGTTGATTCACTCACATTCTACATTTTTTCAGGCTTTGGGCTTCTTACGTCGAATATCTTGTTACTTGCCCTGTGTCAGACGAATGTGGGATAAACGATACAGAATTGTTACAAATATTGGCATCATGCTTGTTTTTGATGGTGAAATTACTCATTTACGCCATTTTATCTGGCAGGAGTGCTTGAAAATACTGTACAATTGCCTTGTCTTGTGCAATGAGGATGACATAAAGTATCTTTGCCAATTGCAGATCTTTAACTGCTTAGAAGTGGCTTGGAAAATGTCTGATCAAAGGTTGAACCTTGGGTTGCTTGTTAAAGCATGGCTGGTCCTTGCCGAGCATTATCATATTCCAATTTGTAAGCAAACCTGGGACAGGTCCTCCTTCCCCCAGATAATTTGGTACTTGTCACAGGAAGATGAATATGAAATGGCAGGAGTGCACGTTGCTAAAAAAGCCATGCTGGCAGTGGAGAATCCTGAAGCATACAAGAAAAACCCTTATGTGCATTATAAACATAAAACGAGGTACATATCCACAATTTCTGACATTGAAACCAAATTGCCAGAAACATTCCCAACTATATGCTCTTCCCCTGTTTGTAATGAACTGGAGGATTTGGACTGTCATTTTCGCTCTTGCGAACGCTGTCGACTTGCATATTACTGCAGTAAAATTTGTCAGAAGTACCATTGGAAGCATGGCCACAAAGAGGAATGTGTTCCCCTGATTCCAAAGGAGGATATCCTCAAATATTACACTGAAGATGTGATAAATGACTTTCAATTGTACTGTATGAGCCTGTCGAATAGCAAGATGCTGGAAAGCATTATGGGTCAAACCATTCCGAAGCGTAAGAGAGGAGATGGTGTTCGCTGCTTAGGTGTCCTTGTTAAAAACGAGCAGGGTCAGTGGGTTACCATTGATGAACATGTGCCTGATTCCAAGAAGCATCCCCGAAGAAATAGACCCAAAGACTAA
- the LOC122561713 gene encoding uncharacterized protein LOC122561713 isoform X1, producing the protein MAAAGKEPALSRRGSGVPYKQQLEMLIGDCTDNLIKRIMRLILQDTYEAQSELHTIMLNLFEKICINGADDCRPEAHVFLQRFAEIAWSELVDECFAEGSMKLIHSHSTFFQALGFLRRISCYLPCVRRMWDKRYRIVTNIGIMLVFDGEITHLRHFIWQECLKILYNCLVLCNEDDIKYLCQLQIFNCLEVAWKMSDQRLNLGLLVKAWLVLAEHYHIPICKQTWDRSSFPQIIWYLSQEDEYEMAGVHVAKKAMLAVENPEAYKKNPYVHYKHKTRYISTISDIETKLPETFPTICSSPVCNELEDLDCHFRSCERCRLAYYCSKICQKYHWKHGHKEECVPLIPKEDILKYYTEDVINDFQLYCMSLSNSKMLESIMGQTIPKRKRGDGVRCLGVLVKNEQGQWVTIDEHVPDSKKHPRRNRPKD; encoded by the exons ATGGCGGCCGCTGGGAAGGAGCCGGCGCTGTCCCGGAGAGGGAGCGGAGTCCCTTACAAACAGCAGCTGGAG ATGCTGAttggagactgcactgacaatttAATTAAACGGATAATGAGACTCATTCTACAAGACACCTATGAGGCCCAGTCAGAACTACACACTATCATGTTAAATTTGTTTGAGAAAATCTGTATTAATGGAGCTGACGACTGTCGCCCAGAAGCACATGTTTTTTTGCAGCGCTTTGCTGAAATTGCATGGTCTGAGCTGGTGgatgaatgctttgctgaaggtAGCATGAAGTTGATTCACTCACATTCTACATTTTTTCAGGCTTTGGGCTTCTTACGTCGAATATCTTGTTACTTGCCCTGTGTCAGACGAATGTGGGATAAACGATACAGAATTGTTACAAATATTGGCATCATGCTTGTTTTTGATGGTGAAATTACTCATTTACGCCATTTTATCTGGCAGGAGTGCTTGAAAATACTGTACAATTGCCTTGTCTTGTGCAATGAGGATGACATAAAGTATCTTTGCCAATTGCAGATCTTTAACTGCTTAGAAGTGGCTTGGAAAATGTCTGATCAAAGGTTGAACCTTGGGTTGCTTGTTAAAGCATGGCTGGTCCTTGCCGAGCATTATCATATTCCAATTTGTAAGCAAACCTGGGACAGGTCCTCCTTCCCCCAGATAATTTGGTACTTGTCACAGGAAGATGAATATGAAATGGCAGGAGTGCACGTTGCTAAAAAAGCCATGCTGGCAGTGGAGAATCCTGAAGCATACAAGAAAAACCCTTATGTGCATTATAAACATAAAACGAGGTACATATCCACAATTTCTGACATTGAAACCAAATTGCCAGAAACATTCCCAACTATATGCTCTTCCCCTGTTTGTAATGAACTGGAGGATTTGGACTGTCATTTTCGCTCTTGCGAACGCTGTCGACTTGCATATTACTGCAGTAAAATTTGTCAGAAGTACCATTGGAAGCATGGCCACAAAGAGGAATGTGTTCCCCTGATTCCAAAGGAGGATATCCTCAAATATTACACTGAAGATGTGATAAATGACTTTCAATTGTACTGTATGAGCCTGTCGAATAGCAAGATGCTGGAAAGCATTATGGGTCAAACCATTCCGAAGCGTAAGAGAGGAGATGGTGTTCGCTGCTTAGGTGTCCTTGTTAAAAACGAGCAGGGTCAGTGGGTTACCATTGATGAACATGTGCCTGATTCCAAGAAGCATCCCCGAAGAAATAGACCCAAAGACTAA